A genomic region of Cannabis sativa cultivar Pink pepper isolate KNU-18-1 chromosome 1, ASM2916894v1, whole genome shotgun sequence contains the following coding sequences:
- the LOC115704849 gene encoding 1-aminocyclopropane-1-carboxylate synthase, translated as MMSLGSEKRQVSLSKIATNDGHGENTPYFDGWKAYDKDPFHPAKNPGGVIQMGLAENQLCFDLIQAWIRNNPKASICTAEGVHDFKHVAIFQDYHGFSEFRKAIAKFMSKVRGCRVTFDPDRIVMGGGATGANELVIFCLADPGDAFLVPSPYYPAFVRDLGWRTGVKIIPVPCESSNNFKITKQALEAAYEKAQNDGVNVKGLLITNPSNPLGTTIDRATLKSLVTFVNDNNIHLVCDEIYAATVFSSPEYVSVSEVIQEMGNDKVNKDLIHVVYSLSKDMGLPGFRVGIVYSYNDAVVSCARKMSSFGLVSSQTQHMLAAMLSDEDFVSKFLAESSKRLAKRHAHFTKGLKKVGISCLKGNAGLFFWMDLRHLLNEPSFEAEMALWRWIVYDIKLNVSPGSSFHCPEPGWFRVCFANMEDATVDIALQRIHSFVGKKEVVEDLEDDQSIMTTTTTTTTTTTTTTTTTTTKRSAWRNSNLSLSFNKSKRYHDDAASGFMSPHHMMSPHSPMPHSPLVRARN; from the exons ATGATGAGTTTAGGAAGTGAGAAGCGTCAAGTAAGTCTGTCAAAAATTGCGACCAACGATGGACATGGTGAGAATACACCATATTTCGATGGTTGGAAGGCTTACGACAAAGACCCTTTCCATCCTGCCAAAAATCCCGGAGGTGTTATCCAAATGGGTCTCGCAGAAAATCAg CTTTGCTTCGACTTGATTCAAGCGTGGATTAGGAACAATCCAAAAGCCTCTATATGCACAGCTGAAGGGGTTCACGATTTCAAGCACGTagctatctttcaagattatcATGGTTTCTCAGAGTTCAGAAAG GCAATTGCTAAGTTCATGTCAAAGGTGAGAGGTTGTCGGGTTACATTCGACCCGGACAGAATAGTGATGGGCGGAGGAGCCACCGGAGCTAATGAACTCGTCATTTTCTGTCTTGCCGACCCGGGCGACGCTTTTCTCGTTCCTTCGCCTTATTACCCAGC TTTTGTCCGTGATTTGGGATGGCGAACCGGAGTGAAAATAATTCCAGTCCCTTGCGAGAGCTCCAACAATTTCAAAATAACCAAACAAGCCCTCGAAGCAGCATACGAGAAAGCCCAAAACGACGGCGTTAATGTGAAAGGACTACTCATAACCAACCCATCAAACCCACTTGGAACGACAATCGACAGAGCTACACTCAAAAGCCTGGTCACATTCGTAAACGACAACAACATTCACTTAGTCTGCGACGAGATCTATGCAGCCACAGTTTTCAGCTCACCCGAATACGTCAGCGTTTCGGAGGTCATTCAAGAGATGGGAAACGACAAAGTTAACAAAGACCTAATTCATGTCGTTTACTCACTCTCTAAGGACATGGGTCTTCCGGGGTTCCGAGTAGGGATTGTTTACTCCTACAACGACGCTGTCGTAAGCTGTGCAAGAAAGATGTCCAGTTTCGGATTGGTGTCGTCGCAGACTCAGCACATGCTGGCTGCGATGTTGTCGGACGAAGATTTCGTGTCCAAATTCCTGGCCGAAAGCTCGAAGAGGCTGGCCAAGAGGCACGCTCACTTCACCAAAGGGTTAAAGAAAGTAGGCATATCATGTCTAAAGGGAAATGCTGGACTCTTCTTCTGGATGGACTTGAGACATCTTCTCAACGAGCCATCTTTCGAAGCCGAGATGGCGCTATGGCGCTGGATCGTCTATGACATCAAGCTCAACGTCTCCCCTGGATCTTCCTTCCATTGCCCCGAACCAGGATGGTTCAGGGTTTGCTTTGCGAACATGGAAGACGCAACCGTAGACATTGCTCTCCAAAGGATTCACTCTTTCGTTGGTAAAAAGGAGGTAGTTGAGGATCTTGAAGATGATCAGTCAATCATGACAACAACCACCACAACCACGACTACAACAACCACAACAACAACTACCACAACAACGAAAAGGAGCGCTTGGCGTAATTCTAACCTGAGTCTTAGCTTTAATAAGTCAAAGAGATATCATGATGATGCCGCAAGTGGTTTTATGTCTCCTCATCATATGATGTCTCCTCATTCTCCAATGCCTCATTCGCCACTTGTTCGTGCtcgaaattaa